Within the Salinimonas marina genome, the region ATGTCTGCCATTCGAATCGCCCGTGGCTATACCGGTCGCAATAAAATTGTGAAATTTGAAGGCTGTTATCACGGCCATGCGGATGCTTTGCTGGTAAAAGCCGGCTCCGGTGCGCTCACCATGGGTGTCCCAAGTTCGCCCGGGGTTCCCGATGAGGTGGCCAAACACACTATGACGGTAGAATTTAATAATATCGACAGTGTGAAAGAGGTTTTCGCGCAGGAAGGTGACGATATCGCCTGCATCATTGTCGAACCGGTAGCGGGCAATATGAATTGCATTCCCCCGGTCCCGGGCTTTTTAGAAGGTCTGCGCGAGCTATGTGACCAACACGGTAGTGTGCTCATCTTTGATGAGGTCATGACCGGCTTTCGGGTGGCCCAGGGCGGCGCTCAGCAACGTTATCAGGTGACCCCGGATATAACCTGTCTGGGTAAAGTCATTGGTGGTGGTATGCCGGTGGGCGCATTCGGTGGTAAAAAGGATATCATCACCTATGTTTCTCCCACCGGCCCGGTGTATCAGGCCGGTACGCTTTCGGGTAATCCGGTAGCCATGGCCGCGGGTCTGGCCGCGTTGGAGCAACTTGAAGATGCGACCCTGTATGACAGTATTTTTGAAAATACCCAGAAGCTGGCCGACGGTATGCAGCAATTGGCCAACAAGCATGGTATTGCACTTACCACTAATGTCGCAGGAAGTATGTTTGGACTTTTCTTTACAGATGTTGATAAAGTGACTAATTATCAGCAGGCTATTAATTGTAATACTGAACAGTTTAAGCGTTTTTATCATGGCATGCTCGAGCAGGGTGTGTATCTGGCGCCAGCCTCATACGAGGCCGGGTTTGTTTCTAAGCTGCATGATGAGGCGATCATAGATGCCACACTGGAGGCTGCCGACAAGGTATTCGCCAGCTTGTAACAGGTCATAAAAAGAGGGATCGAGGTTGACTGGAATGATGTTATTACTTCTGTGTTTAACCGCCGTTGTTAGTATCTATGGCGTTCTGGTTACGCTGTGGTGGCAACGCACAAAACGTGCGTTGCGCACCGCAAACGAGCAGGTATTTAGTCACCATGAAGGCCCTTTGGCTGAAACCGAGCAGGAAAAAGCCAAAATGTATAAGCAGCGCGCCGACGAAGCGCTGCACCTTACTAACGCGATTCAAAAATTCATTCCCCGCCAGTTTGTTGATCACCTTGCCAAAAGCGGCGCCGCCGATTTGAAGCTTGGGCATGCTGCCGAAGATGAAGTGGCGATTTTGTTTTGTGATATTCGTGGCTTCACCGGGCTCTCTGAAGCCATGGAGCCCCATCAACTGATGCAGTTTCTAAACTCTTATTTTTGTCGGATGAATGAGCCTATTCATCAGAATCGCGGGTTTATCGATAAGTTTATTGGTGACGCCATCATGGCGCTGTTTGATCACCCCGGCGGCAGCCCCAAGCAAAAAGCCGCCGATGCGCTGCAGGCCGCGTTAGACTTGCGGGTAGCGTTGGCCTTGTACAACGAGCACCGGGCCAAGTCCGGTTATGCGCCGTTGGGCGTTGGCATCGGTCTGCATTATGGCGATGTCATTTTGGGTACGGTGGGCAGTGAAGATCGTATGGATACCACGGTGATTGGCGATAGCGTCAATATTGCCTATCGTCTGGAAACCCTGACCCGCGCTTTAAAGCGGACATTATTATCAGCGAGCCCATGCGCGATACTTTGCAAGATACTCCGGGTCTGCAAACCCGCTTACTTGACTGGGTCAGAGTAAAAGGCCGGCGGGCTCCATTACGTATTTATGAAGTATTAAACCACCTGGCCCCGGATGAACAAAAGCGCCGGCAGGAGGTTCAGTCTGAAATTAATGAAGGTTTGGCATGTCGTATCAACCGCGACTGGGATGGGGCCTTACTACATTTTTACAAAGCCGTAGGTAAAAATCCCCAGGACACCCTACCGCGTCACCATATTGCCGTTATCGAACAGCTGCGCCAAC harbors:
- the hemL gene encoding glutamate-1-semialdehyde 2,1-aminomutase is translated as MQKSEALFTRAQQTIPGGVNSPVRAFKAVGGTPRFITKADGPYMWDADGKRYIDYVLSWGPMVLGHNNNKIREAVVEAAASGLSFGAPTEAEILMAEKINQLVPSMEMVRMVNSGTEATMSAIRIARGYTGRNKIVKFEGCYHGHADALLVKAGSGALTMGVPSSPGVPDEVAKHTMTVEFNNIDSVKEVFAQEGDDIACIIVEPVAGNMNCIPPVPGFLEGLRELCDQHGSVLIFDEVMTGFRVAQGGAQQRYQVTPDITCLGKVIGGGMPVGAFGGKKDIITYVSPTGPVYQAGTLSGNPVAMAAGLAALEQLEDATLYDSIFENTQKLADGMQQLANKHGIALTTNVAGSMFGLFFTDVDKVTNYQQAINCNTEQFKRFYHGMLEQGVYLAPASYEAGFVSKLHDEAIIDATLEAADKVFASL
- a CDS encoding adenylate/guanylate cyclase domain-containing protein: MMLLLLCLTAVVSIYGVLVTLWWQRTKRALRTANEQVFSHHEGPLAETEQEKAKMYKQRADEALHLTNAIQKFIPRQFVDHLAKSGAADLKLGHAAEDEVAILFCDIRGFTGLSEAMEPHQLMQFLNSYFCRMNEPIHQNRGFIDKFIGDAIMALFDHPGGSPKQKAADALQAALDLRVALALYNEHRAKSGYAPLGVGIGLHYGDVILGTVGSEDRMDTTVIGDSVNIAYRLETLTRALKRTLLSASPCAILCKILRVCKPAYLTGSE